A window from Cryptomeria japonica chromosome 1, Sugi_1.0, whole genome shotgun sequence encodes these proteins:
- the LOC131073721 gene encoding uncharacterized protein LOC131073721, whose amino-acid sequence MGDLIPTLIAIVVDLNAKVEDEITLNIYVFSNLRVIGRFRGLWPSLLELHSWISAHWEPILIGRVQIYPPTKGFLIIIFKNSLNINKVLCEHFWCWEDKFSLMLKPWHPDFNPSTKAFEKMPLWVRLPNLPLHLWFDSLLEAIGNALGDFLMVDIDSSSLLHSTYACLLVEMDISKGLPVEILIKTSKGSWVQSLNYERTPFRCRRSFQTGHVVAQCDRDRMPREASWWKDAIVQHYTVEKKAEKQRNFSQVPGRGGKA is encoded by the coding sequence ATGGGGGATTTAATCCCAACATTAATTGCCATTGTGGTGGACCTAAATGCGAAGGTGGAGGATGAAATCACtttgaatatttatgttttctccAATCTTCGTGTTATTGGCCGATTTAGGGGCCTTTGGCCAAGCCTTCTAGAGTTGCACTCTTGGATTTCTGCCCATTGGGAACCTATTCTTATAGGTCGTGTTCAAATTTATCCTCCAACAAAAgggtttttaataattattttcaaGAACAGTCTGAACATAAATAAGGTGTTATGTGAACATTTCTGGTGTTGGGAGGACAAGTTCTCTCTGATGCTGAAGCCTTGGCATCCTGACTTTAATCCATCTACAAAAGCTTTTGAGAAAATGCCTCTATGGGTAAGGCTCCCTAATCTTCCTCTCCATTTGTGGTTTGATTCTCTTTTGGAAGCAATTGGAAATGCGCTTGGGGACTTCTTGATGGTAGATATTGATTCGTCAAGTCTTCTACATTCCACCTATGCTTGTTTGTTAGTTGAAATGGATATTTCTAAAGGGTTGCCTGTTGAAATCTTGATTAAAACATCAAAGGGATCCTGGGTTCAATCTCTGAACTACGAAAGGACCCCCTTTAGGTGCAGAAGAAGTTTTCAAACAGGACATGTGGTTGCACAATGTGACAGAGATAGAATGCCTAGGGAAGCatcttggtggaaagatgctattGTACAACACTACACGGTTGAGAAGAAGGCTGAGAAACAGAGGAATTTTTCCCAAGTACCTGGTAGAGGAGGCAAAGCATAG